The Mycolicibacterium aurum genome segment TGTCGGCGCCGTACTGGCCGAACACCTCCAGGCTGATCGCGCCGACGAGGGCAGCCCACAGTACGAGGCACTTGGCGACCACCCCGTCGTCCGCGACGAAGTTGAACTCGGTGCGCACACCGTCGAAGTCGCCCGACAACGGCTGCGGGACAGCGCGATCGGCGGCAGGGATATCTCCCGCGGCGACTCCCTCGGCGACGACGGCGAACAGCGTGCCGACGACGCGGGTGCCCGGTCCGACGGTCTTGTCCCTCGGCGCGTGATAGCCGGGAACGGGGCTGCCGTACAGCAGCGCCCACCCCGCCGGTTTCTCGACAGCCCATGACCGGGCGGCGCGCGCCATCTCCGCCAGTTGCTCCCGCCAGCCGCCGTGCGCCGAGGCGCGTGCGCGGTCGACGGATTCGGCGAGATCGGTGTAGGCGTCGATCAGCAGCAGCGTCAGCAGTTCGTCGCGGCTGGCCACGTAGCGGTACACCGCCGACGAGACCATGCCCAGCTCGCGGGCTATCGCCCGGAGAGATAGGCCCGCCGCGCCGTCTGTCACCAGGTGCTCGCGGCCGATGGCGATGATCTGGCGTTCGATGCGCTCCCGCGTCTCCTGCCTCTTGCCCATGTGGCCAGTCTGACACAAAACGAGATCGGTGCTCTTGATTTCCTCAGTGCGGCATGGCACTCTACAAAAGAGAGCAGTGCTCTTGCATCTGTCGGAAAGGATCGCACCATGTCACAGCGCTACGACGTCCCCGGGCTCGGGGCCCGCACCTTCAACGGCCTGATACGGCGGTTCGCCGACGTCGGGGTCAGCATCCAGGGCAGTACCGCCGTGCGGGTGCGCGGCCGCTCCTCCGGTCAGCTCCGCGGCGTCGTGGTCAACCTGCTGGAGATCGACGGACGCCGGTACCTGATCTCGCCCCGCGGCAACACCCAGTGGGCGCGCAATGCGAGGGCGGCCGGTGAAGTCGAGATGGGCCCGAAGAGACGGTCGCAGGTCCACCGCATCGTCGAGCTGTTCGACGACGCCAAGCCCGACCTGCTCAAGCCCTATCTGGACCGGTGGTACTGGCAGGTCAAGGGGCACATCGGCGGGCTGACGCCCGACTCTGGCCGGGACGAGATGCGCGCGGTGGCGCCGTCGATCCCGGTCTTCGAAGTGGTCGATTAAGGCAGCGCCGGCGCCGGGACGTTCGCCGACAGGGCGGAGACGGTGTCGGCCTGCGCCTGCTGGCTGGCGACCTGCCATGAGACGGCGGCCGGCAGCGTGCCCCATGTGCTGTTGAACAGGCCGACCAGGACATTGCGGCCGTCGGGCGTCGCGGTGTAGACGGGCCCACCGGAGTCACCCTTGCGGCTCACCACGCCGTTGGCCATCGTGAACCAGCCGTTGTTGACCGACTCGATGGTGCCGCAGCTCTCGCCGGTGACCACGCCGAAGTGGCAGACCGGCATGCCCCGTACGGGCACCACCGCGGGGTCGGCCACCAGCGCCTTGCCGACGGGCAACACGTTGTTGATGGCGACGTTCGGGGCGAGGTGGATGACCTCCCAGTCGGTGATCTGGTGGTTGGTGTCGACCGTCATGCCGTCGGGGGTGTTGTCGCGGAAGGTGCCCTGCGTCCCGATCGGGGTGCCGAACTTGTCGGACACGCCGCCGGAGGATCGGCAGTGGCCGGCGGTGTAGGCCAGGCGCGTCGCCGGGTCCACATAGCCGAGCGTGCACAACACCGTGTCCTGGTGGATCTCCATGCCGGGATAGACGGGCACGCCCGGCTGAGCCTGGGCTGCCGACGGGGCCACCAGCGCGACGAGCGGCGCGAGGAGAGCCAGCAGAAGCGGCAGCGTCCGCCGCGATGATGGTGATGATGCCCGACCTGACACGACCCCTCCGCTCAACCCTGGTGACCCAGATACCCGCTCCACGGCGGATGTAACTGGCTCATCGCGGTCCGATAAAGGGTCGTTACACAGCGGACTCCGCGTGCGGTCAGGAATCGAAGCCGAGCCCGGCGGCGTCCAGGGCACGCAGCAGCAGGTTGCGCCGCCCTGCCGAGTGGTCGGCACGGTCCAGTGACCAGCGGGTGGCCTGGATCCCGGCGCTGGCGAGCGGTTCGGGCGGGAACGGTAACGGCTTGCGGCGCACCATCTCCAGTTGTGTGCGGGGTGTCGGCGCCCCGTCCAGCAGATCGAGGCAGACGTCGGCCGCGAATCTCGCCGCCCCCACGCCCAGCCCGGTGAAGCCGTTGACGTAGGCCACCCGCCCTTCGCGGGCCAGCCCCCAGTGCGCACAGAACCGGGTGTTGGTGTCGATCGCGCCCGCCCAGCGGTGGCTGAACCGCACGTCGTCGAGTTGGGGGAACGTGATGAAGAAGTGGGCCGCCAACCGGCGATAGATGTCGCGGCGGTCCTCGTAGCCGGAGTCGACGCGCCTGCCGAAGTGGTACACCGCGTCGTACCCGCCCCAGACGATGCGGTTGTCCATGCTCAGCCGGTAATAGTGAAACTGGTTGGCGCTGTCGCCGATTCCCTGCCGACCTCGCCATCCGATGCGATCCAGCTGCGCGTCGGTCAACGGTTCGGTGGCCAGGACGTAGTCGTAGACCGGCACGGTGTAGAGCCGGTTGCGGCGCAACAGGCTGGGAAACACGTTGGTGGCCAGCACCACCTGGCGGCAGGTGATCGCGGGTCCGTCGGTGTGCACGCGCAGCGCGGCGCCGCCGGAGTCGATTCGGGCTGCCGTGGTGTGCTCGAAGATCTCGACACCGGCCTCGCGGCAGGCGCGGGCCAGTTCGAAAGCCAGCTTGGCCGGGTTGACGATCGCACACGTATCGGGGCTGAGCAGGCCGGCCAGGTAGGTCGGCGAGTGCACCTGCTCGCGCACCTGGGCCAGATCGAGCAGTTGACCGTGGCCCTGGACTGCCGAGTCCTGCAGCCATTCGACCTGATGCGGCTCGGTGGCCACGGCGAGCATGCCGCTGCGTTCCCACTCGACATCGAGGCCCAGCTCGGCGATCTCGGCCTGCATGCCGTCGAGGTTCTCCACCCCCATCGCCTCGAGCGTGTCGATCTCGTTGGGCCAGCGGGTTTTTCCGTTCTCGTACCCGTGCGTCAGGCTGGCGTCGACGAAGCCTCCGTTGCGTCCCGACGCGGCCCACCCGACGCGGTCGGCTTCGATGAGCACGATGCGCCGGTCGGGGTGACGGCGCGCGGCGTGCAGCGCGCTCCACAGGCCGGTATAGCCACCGCCGATCACCAGCAGGTCGCAGGTGACCGGCCCGGACGGCGACGGGAACTGCTGGCGCGGGATGTCGAGCCACACCGAGCCCTGCGCGCTGGCTGCCAGCGAGCGATGGATCAGTGCCGGGTCGACATGGGAATCGAAAACTGTCTCCACACTGCGCACATTACGGCGTGGCACGGGCCACCGTTCCCACCTTGGCGGCGTCCGCCGGTTGCCAGCCCGGGGGGCCGAACAGGTAGCCGAGTTTGGCGCGGAGTCCGTGGGCGGCGCGGACGTCACGCCCGATCGCGGCGTATTCGCGGGTCTGGAGTTTCCAGATGTTGAAGGTGTCCACCGGCTTGGTGAGCCCGTAGTGCGGCCGGAAGACCTCGGGCTGGAAAGTGCCGAACAGACGATCCCAGATGATGAGGATTCCGCCGTAGTTCTTGTCCAGGTAGATCTGATCCATGCCGTGGTGCACCCGATGGTGCGACGGCGTGTTGAAGACGAATTCGACGGGGCGCCAAAGTTTTCCGATCCGCTCGGTGTGAATCCAGAACTGGTAGATCAGACTCAGCGAAAAGCTCGCGAACACCATCCACGGCGGAACCCCCAACAGCGGCAACGGAATCCACATCACGATCTCACCGCTGTTGTTCCACTTCTGTCGCAGCGCCGTCGCGAAGTTGAAGTACTGACTGGAGTGGTGCGCCTGATGAGTGGCCCAGATCAACCGGACCCGGTGTGCGGTGCGGTGATAGAAGTAGAACAGCAGATCGACGCCGACGATCGCGATCACCCAGGTGTACCACTGCGTGGCGGACAGCTGCCATGGCGCCACGTAGGCGTAGATCGCCGCGTACCCCAGCAGTGCCAGGAACTTCCACGCACCCATGGTGGCGACGGACACCAGGCCCATCGAGATGCTGGCCCAGGAATCGCGGGCGTGGTAGGAACCCCGGCCGGGGCGCTCATCTGTCGCGGCGTCGTGTTCGAGCTTGCGCGCCGCGGTCCACTCGATGACCAGCAGCAGCAGGAAGAACGGGATCGCGAAGAGCACGGGATCGCGCATCTGCGGTGGGAGAAAGTCCAGGAACTCCACGTCGAGCACCTCCGGGGTGAGTGTACGGCGCTACAGGAAGCTCAGGACGTCATCGCCCCAGGCCCGGCGGACGTCGGCGTCGAGGTCGCCGACGACCGAGTCCTGTTTGTCGATGACCAAGGTGGCGCGGCCGTCCGCGTCGTAGGGGTACCATTTCGGGTCTCCGAGCAGACCGAGCGGTTCGCCGTGCCGGGCGAAGTTGGCCCAGCGCGCGCGCATCCGTTCCGATACCGCCGTCCCGGCCTTGCGGCCACCGAGCGCGAACGTCGGATCCTTGCGCCCCGAACCGAGATTCCCCCAGACGAACGGGAGCTCGGTGGCATGCGCGCCGTGCAGCCGCACCGCCCGCAGCAGCGGGGTCGCGAAGTCGAAGCGGTAGAGATAGACCGGCGCGACCGCACGGTGCCCGTCGGCGAACCAGATGGACGGCATCCGGAAGCCCAGGTCGCTGGTGACCAGCAGACCCCTGCCCTTGCCGCGCCCGCGGTAGGTGCCCTTCAGGTCGTCCTCGCTGGGCAGGCGGAGACTCGGCTGCTCGGCGGCGATCTCGGTGAACATCGCCTTGATGGTCTCCGGCGCGATCGGCATCAGCGGCGACTTCATGTAGCGGAACAGCGCCGCCTCGTTCTTGTTGGTCCCGATGATCAGCGGCACCGGATGCGTCCGGCCCTGCCGCGCCAGGTTCACCGGGTAGTCGGGAACCAGGTCGCCGTCCACGGTCGGGGCGAAGGCCAGGGTGCCCGGAGTCCGCACCGGCACCTCGTCGAACACGGCGCGCGACGCGGCCACCAGCGATTCGATCGGCGCCGAGGTCAGCGTGGCCAGATCGTCGTGCCCGACGCCGAGCACGTGCAGGAAGCGTTCGGCCACCCGTTGCGCGCGAGCCCGGTCGTAGGTGGAGGTGACCGGGGAGCTCTGCGCGATCGCCGCATGGAACAGCCCTGCCGCGGCGGGACTGCCCAGCAGCGAGGTGACGATGCCGCCACCGGCCGACTCTCCGAACAGGGTCACACGGCCGGGGTCGCCGCCGAAGGCCGCGATGTTGTCGCGCACCCAGGCGAGGGCGGCCAGCACGTCGCGCAGGCCGAGATTGCTGGCGAAGCGGCCGGAGTCGTCGAGGGTGGAGAGTTCGAGGAAGCCCAGCGCGCCCAGGCGGTAGTTCACGGTGACCACCACGACGTCGCTGCCCGCGGCCAGCTCGCGGCCGTGGTAGAGCGGCTGGCTGGCGGAGCCCAGGACGTATGCGCCTCCGTGCACCCACACCATCACCGGCTTGCCGTCGCCGGGCTGGGTGCCCGCCGGCGCCCAGACGTTCAGGGTCAGGAAGTCCTCGCCCTGCGGGGCGCCGAGGTCGAGCGGGATCTTCGGGTCCGTCGGCTGCGGGCACACCGGGCCCACCCGGCTGGCGTCGAACGGCTCGGTCCATGCGTTCGGCTGTTCGGGCGCCCGCCAGCGCAGTTCCCCGACGGGCGCTGCGGCGTAGCGAACACCCTTCCACGCCTTGACGACTCCATCGTTGACGCCACGCACCGGACCGCTCGTGGTGTCCACGACCGGCCTGTCGCCTGCCGAACTGCGTGTCGTCGCCTCCGCGGTCATGCCGAGCTCCTTCGATCGGTTCCGGTACGCCAGTGTACCAGCGGTGTCGGTACACACATTCTCGCTGCTCACAAATCTCTGCCCGGGGTTGGTCCTCTGGGAACCGACGGAGCGCAGGGTCGTCGTCGGGCAGCGGTCAGGGGCGGCGCGCGCGGAGCACCCCGGCCAGCACGATCAGCGCGAACCCGGCGACGGGGACGGTCAGCAGGCCGACGCGCAGGCTCGCCGCATCGGCGACGACACCCACGATCAGCGGTGCGCCGAGGAACCCGACGCGCATCAGCCAGGTCAGGATCGTCAGACCGGTACCTGGGCGCAGACCGGGCAGCTCGTCGGCGGCGCGCATCGCGGCGGGCACCACCGTCGCCACGCCCAGGCCCGCGGCGGCGAACCCGGCGATCGTGCCCGGTACCGAGGGGAAGAGCAGCGCAGCGCCCATTCCGACGGCGGCGATGAGGCCGCCGGCGCGGGCCACCGCGCGGTCGCCGAAGCGGTCGACGAGGCGGTCCCCGATCATGCGGCCGACGAACATGGAGCCCACCAGCGCGACGTAACCCAGCGCGGCGACCGGTCCCGGCGCACCGAGGCCGTCCCGCAGGTACAGCGTGGCCCACGAACTGCCTGCGTCCTCGACGGCCGCACCGGCGACCGCGATGCCGACCAGGGCCAGCAGCGCCAGGTACACCACCGGCCGGACACTGCGGCCTCCCCCGTTCTGCGCAGACGGATGGTCGTCGTGATCGGGGCCGTGCAGCAGATAGGGGTACGCGGCCACCACGACACCACAGAACAGCGCCGCCGCGATGCCGAGGTGCACCGCCCTTGGCAGATGAAGCGCGATCGCGGCCGCACCCATCAGCCCGCCGGCGACTGCGCCCACCGCCCAGATGGCGTGCAGCGAGTTGATGATCGAGCGGCCATAACTGCGTTGCAGCCGAAGCGCGTTCACATTCTGGGCGACATCGGTGATCGAGTCACAGGCGCCCGCGGCGAACAGCGCGGCGGCGAACATCAGCGGTGTGCCTGCAACCCCGGCGACCATGATCAGCAGCGCCAGGGCCACCGTGGTGGCGACCGCGACGCGGGCAGAGGTGAACCGCCGGATCAGCGCGCCGGCGGCGGGTCCTGCGATCAGCGCCCCCACCGAGAACGCCGCCACGGCAGCGCCGTAGGCGGCGTTGGACATCCCCAGGTCGGTCTTGATCTCCGGGAACCGGGGCAGCAGGTTGGCGAACAGCGCACCGTTGGTGAGGAACAACGCCGCGGCCGCGATCCGGGCGCGGGGATTGGGCACGTCACCGCCGGGGAGCGGATCTGACGGCATGGAGTGCGACTCTACCGAAGCCGTTACGGGCGGCACCGCGCCCACCGGCAGGGCAAGATTGCGGCCATGGCCGTCGACACCGAGGTGCCCGCGTCGTTGATCGGGCTCGCACAGCGCTACGGGGTGGCAAGCGAGTACACGGACTGGACGGGCCGGCCGTTCGCGGTGCCCGCCTCCACGCTGATCGCAGTACTCGACGCTGTCGGCGTCGCGGCAGCCACCGAGCAGGACCGGGCGGCGTCGTTGGCCGAGTACGACCGCGACCATTGGGCCCGCCCGCTGCCGCCGTCGATCGTCGGCCGCACGGGTGTGACGACTCCGTTCTGGGTGCACGTCACGCACGGAGACCCGGCCCGGCTGTGGCTTCGGCTGGAGGACGGAAGCGTGCGCACCGGAATCCGGCAGCTGGAGAACAACAGACCGCCTTTCGACCTCGACGGCCGACTGGTCGGCGAGGCCTCCTTCGAACTGCCGGCCGACCTGCCGATCGGCTATCACCGGCTGCACCTGCAGGTTGGGTCGTCGGATGTCAGCACCGTGGTGATCGTGTCGCCGTCCTCGCTGGAACGCTCCGCCAGGATCGGCTCCGGCCGCAGCTGGGGGCTGGCCACCCAGCTCTACAGCGTGCGGTCCCGGAACTCGTGGGGCGTCGGCGACCTGACCGATCTCACGGACCTGGCGGTGTGGTCGGCCGCGCGGCACGGCGCCGGTTTTGTGCTGGTCAATCCGTTGCACGCGGCGGCGCCGATCGCACCGATGGAGCCGTCGCCGTACCTGCCGACGTCCCGCCGCTTCGTGAACCCGATGTATCTACGGGTGGAGGCAGTGCCCGAGTTCGCCTATGTGCGGCACCGCGGGCGGATCCGCAAGGCGCAGAGTCAGGTGCAGAACCGGGCCGCCCGCGCAGGCCGGATCGATCGGGATGGAGCATGGCGCGCCAAGCGCGCGGCCCTGGAGACGGTGTATCGGATCGAGCTCTCGGCGGGACGCGAGGTTGCGTATCAGGCGTTCCGGGAGCGGGAGGGGCGCGAACTCGAGGATTTCGCGACGTGGTGTGCGCTGGCCGAGCATTGCGGCGCCGACTGGCACCAATGGCCGGAGGAGCTCCAGCATCCGCGTGGTGCGGCGGTGGCGGCGTTCGTGGACGAACACGAGTCCGAGGTGGACTTCCACCGCTGGCTGCAGTGGCTTGTCGACGAGCAGTTGTCGTCCGCGCAGGACGCCGCGGTGCGGGCGGGCATGGAGCTGGGCATCATGCATGACCTGGCGGTCGGGGTGGATCCCGACGGCGCCGATGCGTGGGCTCTCCAGGATGTGCTGGCGCTCGGCGTGACGGCGGGGGCACCGCCGGACGAGTTCAATCAGCTGGGGCAGGACTGGTCGCAGCCGCCATGGCGGCCGGACC includes the following:
- a CDS encoding TetR/AcrR family transcriptional regulator, with product MGKRQETRERIERQIIAIGREHLVTDGAAGLSLRAIARELGMVSSAVYRYVASRDELLTLLLIDAYTDLAESVDRARASAHGGWREQLAEMARAARSWAVEKPAGWALLYGSPVPGYHAPRDKTVGPGTRVVGTLFAVVAEGVAAGDIPAADRAVPQPLSGDFDGVRTEFNFVADDGVVAKCLVLWAALVGAISLEVFGQYGADTFTEPPQVFDTQIGLLTEMLCQK
- a CDS encoding PNPOx family protein → MSQRYDVPGLGARTFNGLIRRFADVGVSIQGSTAVRVRGRSSGQLRGVVVNLLEIDGRRYLISPRGNTQWARNARAAGEVEMGPKRRSQVHRIVELFDDAKPDLLKPYLDRWYWQVKGHIGGLTPDSGRDEMRAVAPSIPVFEVVD
- a CDS encoding Rv1815 family serine proteinase, whose product is MSGRASSPSSRRTLPLLLALLAPLVALVAPSAAQAQPGVPVYPGMEIHQDTVLCTLGYVDPATRLAYTAGHCRSSGGVSDKFGTPIGTQGTFRDNTPDGMTVDTNHQITDWEVIHLAPNVAINNVLPVGKALVADPAVVPVRGMPVCHFGVVTGESCGTIESVNNGWFTMANGVVSRKGDSGGPVYTATPDGRNVLVGLFNSTWGTLPAAVSWQVASQQAQADTVSALSANVPAPALP
- a CDS encoding NAD(P)/FAD-dependent oxidoreductase, with the translated sequence METVFDSHVDPALIHRSLAASAQGSVWLDIPRQQFPSPSGPVTCDLLVIGGGYTGLWSALHAARRHPDRRIVLIEADRVGWAASGRNGGFVDASLTHGYENGKTRWPNEIDTLEAMGVENLDGMQAEIAELGLDVEWERSGMLAVATEPHQVEWLQDSAVQGHGQLLDLAQVREQVHSPTYLAGLLSPDTCAIVNPAKLAFELARACREAGVEIFEHTTAARIDSGGAALRVHTDGPAITCRQVVLATNVFPSLLRRNRLYTVPVYDYVLATEPLTDAQLDRIGWRGRQGIGDSANQFHYYRLSMDNRIVWGGYDAVYHFGRRVDSGYEDRRDIYRRLAAHFFITFPQLDDVRFSHRWAGAIDTNTRFCAHWGLAREGRVAYVNGFTGLGVGAARFAADVCLDLLDGAPTPRTQLEMVRRKPLPFPPEPLASAGIQATRWSLDRADHSAGRRNLLLRALDAAGLGFDS
- a CDS encoding sterol desaturase family protein is translated as MRDPVLFAIPFFLLLLVIEWTAARKLEHDAATDERPGRGSYHARDSWASISMGLVSVATMGAWKFLALLGYAAIYAYVAPWQLSATQWYTWVIAIVGVDLLFYFYHRTAHRVRLIWATHQAHHSSQYFNFATALRQKWNNSGEIVMWIPLPLLGVPPWMVFASFSLSLIYQFWIHTERIGKLWRPVEFVFNTPSHHRVHHGMDQIYLDKNYGGILIIWDRLFGTFQPEVFRPHYGLTKPVDTFNIWKLQTREYAAIGRDVRAAHGLRAKLGYLFGPPGWQPADAAKVGTVARATP
- a CDS encoding carboxylesterase/lipase family protein, with translation MTAEATTRSSAGDRPVVDTTSGPVRGVNDGVVKAWKGVRYAAAPVGELRWRAPEQPNAWTEPFDASRVGPVCPQPTDPKIPLDLGAPQGEDFLTLNVWAPAGTQPGDGKPVMVWVHGGAYVLGSASQPLYHGRELAAGSDVVVVTVNYRLGALGFLELSTLDDSGRFASNLGLRDVLAALAWVRDNIAAFGGDPGRVTLFGESAGGGIVTSLLGSPAAAGLFHAAIAQSSPVTSTYDRARAQRVAERFLHVLGVGHDDLATLTSAPIESLVAASRAVFDEVPVRTPGTLAFAPTVDGDLVPDYPVNLARQGRTHPVPLIIGTNKNEAALFRYMKSPLMPIAPETIKAMFTEIAAEQPSLRLPSEDDLKGTYRGRGKGRGLLVTSDLGFRMPSIWFADGHRAVAPVYLYRFDFATPLLRAVRLHGAHATELPFVWGNLGSGRKDPTFALGGRKAGTAVSERMRARWANFARHGEPLGLLGDPKWYPYDADGRATLVIDKQDSVVGDLDADVRRAWGDDVLSFL
- a CDS encoding MFS transporter; this encodes MPSDPLPGGDVPNPRARIAAAALFLTNGALFANLLPRFPEIKTDLGMSNAAYGAAVAAFSVGALIAGPAAGALIRRFTSARVAVATTVALALLIMVAGVAGTPLMFAAALFAAGACDSITDVAQNVNALRLQRSYGRSIINSLHAIWAVGAVAGGLMGAAAIALHLPRAVHLGIAAALFCGVVVAAYPYLLHGPDHDDHPSAQNGGGRSVRPVVYLALLALVGIAVAGAAVEDAGSSWATLYLRDGLGAPGPVAALGYVALVGSMFVGRMIGDRLVDRFGDRAVARAGGLIAAVGMGAALLFPSVPGTIAGFAAAGLGVATVVPAAMRAADELPGLRPGTGLTILTWLMRVGFLGAPLIVGVVADAASLRVGLLTVPVAGFALIVLAGVLRARRP
- the malQ gene encoding 4-alpha-glucanotransferase, with the protein product MAVDTEVPASLIGLAQRYGVASEYTDWTGRPFAVPASTLIAVLDAVGVAAATEQDRAASLAEYDRDHWARPLPPSIVGRTGVTTPFWVHVTHGDPARLWLRLEDGSVRTGIRQLENNRPPFDLDGRLVGEASFELPADLPIGYHRLHLQVGSSDVSTVVIVSPSSLERSARIGSGRSWGLATQLYSVRSRNSWGVGDLTDLTDLAVWSAARHGAGFVLVNPLHAAAPIAPMEPSPYLPTSRRFVNPMYLRVEAVPEFAYVRHRGRIRKAQSQVQNRAARAGRIDRDGAWRAKRAALETVYRIELSAGREVAYQAFREREGRELEDFATWCALAEHCGADWHQWPEELQHPRGAAVAAFVDEHESEVDFHRWLQWLVDEQLSSAQDAAVRAGMELGIMHDLAVGVDPDGADAWALQDVLALGVTAGAPPDEFNQLGQDWSQPPWRPDRLADAAYAPFRSLVSAVLRHAGGVRIDHIIGLFRLWWIPKGALPTEGTYVRYDHEAMIGIVALEAHRAGAVVVGEDLGTVEPWVRDYLRDRGLFGTSILWFESDHGGDGAPLPAERWRQYCLSAVTTHDLPPTAGYLAGEHVRLRDELGLLTRPADEELAGDRAHQQAWMAELRRVGLLEDGVDDVDEVVLALHRYLGRTPSRLLAMSLADAVGEVRTQNQPGTTDEYPNWRVPLADPQGRQVLLEDIFTDSRAATLCQAMRAAVEPRV